A window of the Nitrosococcus wardiae genome harbors these coding sequences:
- a CDS encoding lysine N(6)-hydroxylase/L-ornithine N(5)-oxygenase family protein, producing MNFQTLSYDVIGIGFGPSNLAIAIALEEHQQANKAPLACCFIEKQPDFEWHGGMLLDNTHLQVSFLKDLVTLRNPSSRYSFINYLHQQRRLESFINLGTFFPSRLEYNDYMRWVATAFKDRVHYGEEVIAVEPLEENGKVEWLQVVSRLKEGTIEHRYARNVIIGIGGYPRIPEAFKAQKHPRIIHSSQYKNCHSRFSRMGEKPRLAVIGAGQSAAEIFRDLMGRYPQGRIDLISRSRALQPSDDSPFVNEIFDPDFTDEIYHTPREQRQLFLRAFSHTNYSVVDLPLIEEIYERLYMQRVTGDVRHRYFPSCLIQAVSSSEERLQITLFNKNTSEHKEVEYDGIVLATGYQRDGHHKLLRGLEPWMVSRTVERSYQLPMARECQARVFLQGCCEETHGIADSLLSVLAMRSKEVVDSLYMLNELKAPLENTG from the coding sequence ATGAATTTTCAGACCCTAAGCTATGACGTGATCGGTATCGGCTTTGGTCCGTCGAATCTGGCTATTGCCATTGCCCTGGAAGAGCATCAACAGGCTAACAAGGCGCCGTTGGCTTGCTGCTTTATCGAGAAACAACCCGATTTTGAATGGCACGGTGGTATGTTGCTGGATAATACCCATTTACAAGTTTCCTTTCTAAAGGACTTGGTGACCTTGCGTAATCCTAGCAGTCGATACTCTTTCATTAATTATCTGCATCAGCAGCGGCGCCTCGAATCCTTTATCAATTTGGGCACCTTTTTCCCGAGTCGCCTGGAATACAATGATTACATGCGGTGGGTAGCCACAGCGTTCAAGGATCGAGTCCATTATGGGGAAGAGGTGATTGCCGTTGAACCCCTAGAGGAAAACGGCAAGGTTGAGTGGTTGCAGGTAGTGTCGCGCCTCAAGGAGGGCACCATTGAACATCGATATGCCCGGAATGTGATTATCGGTATTGGTGGTTATCCCCGCATTCCAGAAGCATTTAAAGCACAAAAACATCCACGAATTATTCATTCATCCCAATATAAAAATTGCCACTCTCGTTTTAGCCGGATGGGCGAAAAGCCGCGGCTGGCGGTTATTGGTGCGGGGCAGAGTGCGGCGGAGATATTTAGGGATCTGATGGGCCGTTATCCCCAAGGGCGGATTGATTTGATTAGCCGCAGCCGGGCATTGCAACCCTCTGACGACAGCCCCTTTGTCAATGAGATATTTGATCCAGACTTCACCGACGAAATATACCACACGCCTAGGGAGCAGCGACAATTGTTCCTCCGTGCATTCAGTCATACCAACTATTCTGTGGTGGATTTGCCCTTGATCGAAGAGATTTATGAGCGGCTTTATATGCAGCGCGTCACTGGTGATGTGCGGCATCGTTATTTTCCTTCCTGTCTCATCCAGGCAGTGAGTAGTTCAGAAGAACGACTGCAGATCACGTTGTTCAATAAAAATACTAGCGAGCATAAGGAAGTGGAATATGACGGCATCGTCCTTGCTACAGGGTATCAGCGTGATGGGCACCACAAGCTGCTGAGAGGATTGGAACCTTGGATGGTCTCCAGAACAGTGGAGCGCAGTTATCAGTTGCCCATGGCGAGGGAGTGTCAGGCGCGTGTATTTCTGCAGGGGTGTTGTGAAGAGACTCATGGCATTGCCGATTCCTTACTGTCAGTCTTAGCGATGCGCTCCAAAGAAGTGGTTGATTCCCTGTATATGCTTAATGAGTTAAAAGCCCCTTTGGAAAACACCGGCTGA
- the fhuF gene encoding siderophore-iron reductase FhuF → MAAIPPLVPLFEGVLAPYEPVLRLPDPNSHSQARPATDLLHPSTLNEVMAQYWPNCQHQDPRALLSIWSQFYFLRLLPPVLAANLIMDWSLSLALDGMSVVIGGNGLPVAFVLPDEGTPLGVGVSVQTRFQVLSEQHMAPLIRAWSCQTGLSERVFWGNAGRYIDWLLTQFQELGQPSQVWAPLQDWLNLPEDWNGERNPLYQLYRYCPGSNREPPHRVRRTCCIRYRLSGISLCSDCPRSCRCQRSPLEIAGGVRQSRPFY, encoded by the coding sequence ATGGCAGCTATTCCCCCTTTGGTTCCGTTGTTTGAGGGAGTATTGGCGCCTTATGAACCGGTGTTGCGGCTGCCTGATCCAAATTCACACTCGCAGGCGCGACCGGCCACGGATTTATTGCATCCCTCTACGCTGAATGAGGTAATGGCGCAATATTGGCCCAATTGCCAGCATCAGGATCCGCGTGCTTTGCTTTCCATCTGGAGCCAATTTTATTTTTTGCGCCTGCTGCCGCCGGTGCTGGCCGCTAATCTGATAATGGACTGGTCATTGTCGCTGGCATTGGATGGCATGAGTGTGGTTATTGGCGGCAATGGATTGCCTGTCGCCTTCGTTTTGCCGGATGAAGGGACCCCTTTGGGAGTGGGTGTGAGTGTACAGACTCGTTTCCAGGTGCTGAGCGAGCAGCATATGGCGCCACTCATCAGGGCTTGGTCATGCCAAACGGGGCTGTCGGAACGGGTCTTCTGGGGCAACGCGGGGCGCTACATAGATTGGCTGCTCACGCAATTTCAAGAACTGGGGCAGCCTTCGCAGGTATGGGCACCCTTGCAGGATTGGCTAAACCTGCCAGAGGATTGGAATGGTGAGCGCAACCCTCTTTACCAACTATACCGTTATTGCCCCGGCTCGAATCGGGAACCACCCCATCGAGTTCGACGTACTTGTTGTATTCGTTACCGGTTATCCGGTATTTCTCTTTGCTCCGACTGTCCCCGCTCCTGCCGTTGCCAGCGATCCCCTCTTGAGATTGCCGGTGGCGTACGCCAGTCTCGACCCTTTTATTGA
- a CDS encoding 4'-phosphopantetheinyl transferase family protein, producing MYDASSTSSTLATISQWGPGLIFSQCSYHELPIPPLFCQQLGLELPTSVQQAASKRQAEYVAGRICAQAAIKALQHKPVFPDMGPNRAPQWPTGLTGAITHANGQAAALVGLGHHWQGIGLDRERILPEREAQEIAGDILTPSEKSRLDRLPGPQRGQWVSLAFSAKESLFKALFPLTHQPFYFHDAELIDEQHIRLLTTLSDRWKEDKILRFNWRQERDQLLSWMLIQAEADQ from the coding sequence GTGTACGATGCAAGTTCCACCTCGTCTACGCTGGCCACTATCTCCCAATGGGGTCCCGGCCTGATATTCAGCCAATGTTCATACCATGAATTGCCTATTCCGCCATTATTCTGCCAGCAACTTGGGCTCGAACTACCCACTTCGGTCCAGCAGGCCGCAAGTAAACGCCAGGCTGAGTATGTGGCCGGACGAATCTGTGCCCAGGCTGCCATCAAGGCCCTGCAGCACAAACCTGTGTTCCCTGATATGGGGCCTAATCGTGCGCCACAATGGCCCACAGGCCTAACCGGAGCCATCACCCATGCCAATGGTCAAGCTGCCGCACTAGTGGGTCTTGGCCATCATTGGCAAGGGATTGGATTAGATCGGGAAAGAATATTGCCTGAAAGAGAAGCACAGGAAATAGCCGGTGATATTCTGACCCCGTCTGAGAAAAGTAGGCTAGATAGACTGCCAGGGCCACAGCGGGGGCAGTGGGTGAGTTTGGCTTTTTCAGCGAAAGAAAGCCTCTTTAAGGCGCTATTTCCCTTGACCCATCAGCCTTTCTATTTTCATGATGCGGAATTGATTGATGAACAGCATATCCGTCTGTTAACCACCCTCTCCGATCGCTGGAAAGAAGATAAAATTCTACGGTTTAATTGGCGCCAAGAGAGGGATCAGCTCCTGAGCTGGATGCTTATTCAGGCCGAAGCCGATCAATAA
- a CDS encoding DUF6607 family protein: MNCRQILRLGLMAILGSEASTLSAESLPQGMGNVENLAGCFDVTYRFVEDGVHDLFAEKYTLDEPIREWIGFQQEEKNAFILQHATLNADQVASHFHEVWKYHPDKESWTQEVWSRSYQDEGRKLRYQCTAPWKMNRWECHAGKAEKPFRDSGAPFGFNRTDYKRLDRENILLVTPSGWVQNESNKKLSASDQIISYELGWITYRRLEDKSCKAALERFPREAVDK, encoded by the coding sequence ATGAATTGCCGCCAGATATTAAGATTAGGTTTAATGGCTATTCTCGGCAGTGAAGCAAGTACCCTCTCGGCAGAATCCTTGCCCCAGGGAATGGGTAATGTAGAAAACCTGGCGGGATGCTTTGATGTGACTTATCGTTTTGTAGAAGATGGCGTTCACGATCTTTTTGCTGAAAAGTACACGCTTGACGAGCCGATTAGGGAATGGATAGGTTTTCAACAGGAAGAAAAGAATGCATTTATCCTGCAACATGCCACGTTGAACGCTGATCAAGTGGCTTCCCATTTCCATGAAGTGTGGAAATATCATCCTGACAAAGAAAGCTGGACCCAAGAAGTTTGGAGCCGCTCATACCAGGATGAAGGGCGAAAGCTGCGTTATCAATGTACCGCCCCCTGGAAAATGAATAGATGGGAATGCCATGCCGGTAAAGCCGAGAAACCCTTTCGGGATAGTGGCGCGCCCTTTGGTTTTAACAGAACCGATTACAAGCGGTTGGATCGGGAAAATATCTTGCTTGTGACCCCTAGTGGCTGGGTTCAAAATGAATCCAATAAAAAACTGTCGGCCTCTGACCAAATCATCTCTTATGAGCTTGGCTGGATCACCTACCGTCGGCTGGAAGATAAATCTTGTAAAGCGGCTTTGGAGCGCTTTCCGAGAGAAGCTGTCGATAAGTAG
- a CDS encoding TonB-dependent siderophore receptor codes for MRKRLGIPVVYLGLLFIINLTLFRPAAADTAVTLDIPAQPLDQAVTALANQTQLTIGGDTGLLRGHQAPALRGSYTPEAALGALLSGTGITYRFTGAKTVILEQAVTLEEEAMMLGPVEIEGAAESAFGPVEGYRAARSATGTKTDTPLIEIPQSVSVITQERLQDQRADSLDEALRYTPGVQGETFGFNPRATSLKIRGFDSISTGLFQDGLQLRTPTTSGEAFNPEPYGAERIEVLRGPASVLYGQSSPGGIINIVTKRPPQEPLRELQFLAGNFDRYEGRFDFGDSIDEGGVFSYRLTGLVRDSNTQVDFIENDRRFIAPAFTWRPTENTSLTFLSHYQEDELGDFQFLPSQGTVLPNPHGSLPASRFTGEPDFDNLERTVYSVGYLLEHHVGEAWTFRQNLRYSHSDLDRAVVFSAGLRDDLRTLDRFAFGNDKDLGVFALDNQAQVNFSTGPVEHTLLVGLDYQHFDVRNLTPFGSAPAIDIFDPVYGAPVPPPPIISNMDTNLDQIGVYFQDQLKLYDKWVLSLGGRHDWANTGRMNNLTGVDTEQDDTEFTGRVGLVYLSDMGLAPYFSYSESFLPIADVNLAGQPFAPETARQYEIGVKYQPPGWNSFVTVAAFDLERQNVRTPDPNNPLNQVQTGEVRSRGVELDGVASFTFGLDLIASYTYLDAEITKSNVPGEEGERPTQVPEHQGSVWAKYTVQKGLLRGLGLGGGVRYTGASFANTPNTFESPDFTMVDATISYDWRQFRFALNASNLFNEEAFVCFSGGNFCSFGPQRTVVGTIRYRW; via the coding sequence ATGCGAAAACGATTAGGTATCCCCGTGGTTTATTTGGGGCTACTGTTTATCATCAACCTGACTCTGTTTCGGCCGGCCGCAGCCGATACTGCGGTCACACTGGATATCCCGGCCCAACCGCTGGACCAGGCGGTCACTGCCTTGGCGAACCAGACTCAGTTGACCATTGGTGGCGATACTGGGCTATTGCGTGGCCACCAGGCGCCGGCCCTGCGTGGTAGCTATACTCCGGAAGCCGCCCTGGGGGCGCTGCTGAGCGGCACGGGGATTACTTACCGATTCACTGGCGCGAAAACGGTGATTCTGGAGCAGGCGGTGACATTGGAAGAGGAGGCGATGATGCTCGGACCCGTCGAAATCGAAGGGGCCGCAGAATCTGCCTTTGGGCCGGTTGAAGGATATCGTGCCGCCCGAAGTGCCACCGGGACTAAAACCGACACGCCGCTGATTGAGATACCGCAATCGGTTTCTGTTATCACCCAGGAGCGGTTGCAGGACCAGCGTGCCGACAGTCTTGACGAAGCCTTGCGTTACACTCCAGGTGTGCAGGGCGAGACCTTTGGTTTTAACCCCCGCGCGACCTCATTAAAAATTCGGGGTTTCGATTCGATTAGTACGGGCCTTTTCCAAGATGGTCTCCAACTTCGTACTCCCACCACTTCGGGGGAGGCCTTTAACCCCGAACCCTATGGGGCGGAACGGATTGAAGTCCTGCGTGGGCCCGCCTCTGTCCTCTATGGCCAGAGCAGCCCCGGTGGCATTATCAATATTGTTACTAAACGGCCGCCGCAAGAACCGCTGCGAGAATTGCAATTCCTGGCAGGCAATTTCGATCGCTATGAAGGAAGGTTTGACTTTGGCGATTCCATTGATGAGGGGGGGGTGTTTTCTTATCGGTTGACCGGTCTCGTTCGGGACAGCAACACGCAAGTGGATTTCATTGAAAACGATCGCCGGTTTATTGCCCCGGCCTTCACCTGGCGCCCGACTGAAAATACTTCTCTGACCTTTTTGAGCCATTATCAGGAAGATGAGCTAGGCGACTTCCAATTTTTACCTAGCCAGGGAACAGTATTGCCCAACCCCCATGGCAGCCTGCCAGCAAGCCGTTTCACAGGTGAGCCCGACTTCGACAATTTAGAGCGAACCGTGTATTCAGTGGGTTACCTGCTCGAGCATCATGTGGGTGAGGCCTGGACCTTCCGCCAAAATCTCCGTTACAGCCACAGTGATCTGGACAGGGCTGTCGTGTTCAGCGCGGGTTTGCGGGATGATCTCCGGACCCTGGATCGGTTTGCTTTTGGCAATGACAAAGACCTAGGTGTTTTTGCCCTGGATAACCAGGCCCAGGTGAATTTTTCAACTGGCCCTGTTGAGCACACGCTGCTGGTGGGTCTTGATTACCAACATTTCGACGTTCGCAATTTGACTCCCTTCGGTAGTGCGCCTGCCATTGATATTTTTGATCCCGTCTATGGGGCGCCGGTTCCTCCGCCTCCTATTATCAGCAATATGGATACTAATTTGGATCAAATCGGAGTTTATTTTCAGGATCAACTCAAGCTCTATGATAAATGGGTGCTTTCGTTAGGTGGACGCCACGACTGGGCCAATACGGGGAGGATGAATAACCTAACAGGTGTGGATACTGAACAGGATGACACTGAATTTACCGGGCGTGTCGGTTTGGTCTATCTCTCTGATATGGGTTTGGCGCCCTATTTTAGCTACTCGGAATCTTTCCTACCCATTGCGGATGTCAACCTGGCTGGGCAGCCTTTTGCACCGGAGACCGCCCGGCAGTATGAAATTGGCGTTAAATACCAGCCCCCTGGGTGGAACAGTTTTGTGACTGTAGCAGCCTTTGATCTCGAACGGCAGAATGTGCGTACGCCCGATCCAAACAATCCCTTAAACCAGGTGCAAACAGGGGAAGTTCGCTCCCGCGGGGTTGAATTGGATGGGGTGGCAAGCTTTACTTTTGGTTTGGACTTGATTGCTTCTTACACTTACTTGGATGCGGAAATTACCAAGAGCAACGTTCCTGGCGAGGAGGGTGAGCGGCCCACCCAGGTACCGGAGCACCAGGGCTCAGTATGGGCCAAGTATACGGTTCAAAAGGGCCTTTTACGAGGGCTTGGTTTGGGGGGGGGCGTTCGCTATACCGGAGCCAGCTTCGCCAACACCCCAAACACTTTTGAAAGTCCGGATTTCACTATGGTGGATGCGACTATCTCCTATGATTGGCGTCAATTCCGCTTCGCGCTGAATGCCAGCAACCTCTTTAATGAAGAGGCTTTCGTCTGCTTCAGCGGGGGTAATTTCTGCTCCTTTGGTCCCCAGCGCACTGTCGTTGGAACCATTCGCTATCGCTGGTAG
- a CDS encoding PepSY-associated TM helix domain-containing protein has protein sequence MRFFLVLLHRWLGLFIAVFLLIAGLTGAVISWDHELDEWLNPQLFKAQSGSEEGGESLSPVALAEQAEAADPRVRVTYLPLAAEPGHTVVLFVQPRIDPATGEAFEPGYNQVALDPITGEIQDRRLWGEIGLNRENLLPFLYKLHYSLHIPDGWGIELGILFMGIVGIVWVLDSFIALWIAFPSASAWRKSFAFRWRQGGYKLNFDLHRSGGVWVWGLLLIMAVTSVSMNLEFQVMRPLVSVFSNLTPSPFETRTASPPNQPIEPRIDRARALEIAQTEADRRGWTVPAGGIFYSPAYGVYGVGFFTPGNDHGDGGLGNPRLYVDGMDGSLAGAEVPGTGSFGDIFMQAQFPLHSGRILGLPGRILISVMGLIVAILSVTGIVIWARKRRARLAAGVRKQNAPVATGPLPVEFGDR, from the coding sequence ATGCGGTTCTTCCTGGTACTTCTCCACCGCTGGTTAGGGTTGTTCATCGCCGTGTTCCTGTTGATCGCGGGCCTGACGGGGGCAGTGATCTCCTGGGATCACGAGCTGGACGAATGGCTTAATCCACAGCTATTCAAGGCCCAATCAGGGTCGGAGGAGGGAGGGGAGTCCCTATCCCCAGTGGCTTTGGCCGAGCAAGCAGAAGCCGCCGATCCGCGGGTGCGGGTCACCTATTTGCCCCTTGCAGCCGAGCCAGGCCATACTGTGGTTTTGTTTGTTCAGCCGCGCATAGATCCGGCTACAGGAGAGGCTTTCGAACCCGGTTACAACCAGGTTGCGCTGGATCCTATCACGGGGGAGATCCAGGACCGACGCCTATGGGGCGAGATTGGACTTAACCGCGAAAATTTGCTGCCCTTTCTCTACAAATTGCATTACAGCCTGCATATCCCGGATGGCTGGGGCATCGAACTGGGCATTTTGTTCATGGGCATCGTGGGCATCGTCTGGGTGCTCGACAGTTTCATCGCCTTGTGGATTGCTTTTCCAAGCGCCAGTGCTTGGCGCAAATCCTTCGCCTTCCGCTGGCGCCAGGGCGGCTATAAGCTCAATTTCGACTTACACCGCTCCGGCGGTGTCTGGGTCTGGGGATTGCTATTAATTATGGCCGTGACCTCCGTCTCGATGAATCTTGAGTTCCAGGTCATGCGCCCCTTGGTATCCGTTTTCTCTAATCTAACTCCTAGCCCATTTGAAACCCGCACGGCCAGCCCGCCAAATCAACCTATTGAACCGCGGATTGATCGCGCCCGCGCCCTAGAGATCGCCCAGACCGAGGCAGATCGGCGTGGCTGGACGGTCCCGGCCGGCGGGATATTTTACTCGCCGGCTTATGGGGTTTACGGGGTCGGTTTCTTTACGCCAGGCAATGATCACGGTGATGGCGGTTTGGGTAATCCGCGCCTCTATGTGGACGGCATGGACGGCTCTCTCGCCGGTGCGGAGGTGCCGGGGACCGGGAGTTTCGGCGATATCTTCATGCAGGCCCAGTTTCCGCTGCACTCCGGACGTATCCTGGGTTTGCCTGGGCGCATCCTTATCTCCGTCATGGGGTTGATTGTTGCCATACTCTCGGTGACCGGCATTGTCATCTGGGCCAGGAAGCGCCGCGCACGCTTAGCTGCTGGGGTGCGTAAGCAAAATGCACCTGTAGCAACGGGGCCTTTACCGGTTGAATTTGGAGATCGCTAA